One segment of Meriones unguiculatus strain TT.TT164.6M chromosome 3, Bangor_MerUng_6.1, whole genome shotgun sequence DNA contains the following:
- the Znf189 gene encoding zinc finger protein 189 isoform X2 translates to MASPSPPLEPKEWNYLDPAQRSLYKDVVMDSYGNLASLDVLNRNKDEEATVKEEIEEDIEPQGVLVTRIKSEMDKDPIGREAFELVGRLDKQRGIFLWEIPRESLNQEQKMFRGHSNVCKRPNSEEKCHKCEECGKSFVRKAHFIQHQRVHTGEKPFQCNECGKSFSRSSFVIEHQRIHTGERPYECNYCGKTFSVSSTLIRHQRIHTGERPYQCSQCKQSFSQRRSLVKHQRIHTGEKPHKCSDCGKAFSWKSHLIEHQRTHTGEKPYHCTKCKKSFSRNSLLVEHQRIHTGERPHKCGECGKAFRLSTYLIQHQKIHTGEKPFLCIECGKSFSRSSFLIEHQRIHTGERPYQCKECGKSFSQLCNLTRHQRIHTGDKPHKCEECGKAFSRSSGLIQHQRIHIREKTSPYNETKGSFDPNCSLVIQQEVCPKEKSYRCDDCGKTFSVSAHLVQHQRIHTGEKPYLCTVCGKSFSRSSFLIEHQRIHTGERPYLCRQCGKSFSQLCNLIRHQGVHTGNKPHKCEECGKAFSRNSGLIQHQRIHTGEKPYRCEKCDKSFSQQRSLVNHQKMHIEVKTQEIYECDACGEAFNCQISLIQHQKLHIMWMQ, encoded by the exons ATGGCGTCCCCAAGCCCACCGCTGGAGCCAAAG GAGTGGAATTATTTGGATCCAGCTCAGAGAAGCCTGTATAAAGATGTCGTGATGGACAGCTATGGAAACCTGGCCTCACTGG ATGTCttaaacagaaataaagatgAAGAGGCAACTGTGAaagaagaaattgaggaagacattgaacCACAGGGTGTATTAGTCACGAGAATCAAAAGTGAAATGGATAAGGATCCTATAGGAAGAGAAGCCTTTGAACTTGTTGGTAGATTAGATAAACAAAGAGGGATCTTCTTATGGGAAATACCACGTGAATCCCTGAACCAGGAACAGAAAATGTTCAGAGGACATTCTAATGTTTGTAAGAGACCAAACTCAGAAGAGAAGTGTCATAAATGTGAAGAATGTGGCAAGAGTTTTGTCCGCAAGGCTCATTTCATTCAGCATCAAAGGGTCCATACTGGTGAGAAACCTTTTCAGTGCAATGAGTGTGGGAAAAGCTTTAGTCGAAGCTCATTTGTTATTGAACATCAGAGAATTCACACTGGGGAACGGCCCTATGAGTGTAATTACTGTGGGAAAACCTTCAGTGTGAGCTCCACCCTCATTAGGCATCAGAGAATCCACACTGGAGAAAGGCCTTACCAGTGTAGTCAGTGTAAGCAGAGCTTCAGCCAGAGAAGGAGCCTTGTTAAACATCAAAGAATTCACACAGGGGAGAAACCCCATAAATGTAGTGACTGTGGAAAAGCCTTCAGCTGGAAATCACACCTTATTGAGCACCAGAGaacacacactggtgagaaacccTATCACTGTACCAAATGCAAGAAAAGTTTTAGTCGAAACTCACTGCTTGTTGAACACcagagaattcacactggagaaagACCTCATAAATGTGGTGAATGTGGAAAAGCTTTTAGATTAAGTACATATCTTATACAACACCAGAAAATACACACTGGTGAGAAGCCTTTTCTTTGTATCGAATGTGGGAAAAGTTTCAGTCGGAGCTCATTCCTTATTGAACATCAGAGGATTCATACTGGTGAACGTCCTTATCAGTGCAAAGAGTGCGGGAAAAGTTTCAGTCAGCTTTGCAACCTTACTCGTCATCAGAGAATTCACACAGGAGACAAACCCCACAAATGTGAggaatgtggaaaagccttcagTAGAAGCTCAGGTCTTATTCAGCATCAGAGAATACATATCAGGGAAAAGACTTCTCCATACAATGAAACTAAGGGAAGTTTTGATCCAAATTGCAGTCTTGTGATACAGCAGGAAGTCTGCCCTAAGGAAAAATCTTACAGATGTGATGACTGTGGGAAGACTTTCAGTGTTAGTGCTCATCTCGTACAACATCAAAGGATCCACACTGGTGAAAAGCCCTACCTGTGTACTGTCTGTGGGAAAAGCTTTAGTCGGAGCTCATTTCTTATTGAACATCAAAGAATCCACACTGGTGAGAGACCTTACTTGTGCAGACAATGTGGCAAAAGTTTTAGTCAACTTTGTAATCTTATTCGACATCAGGGTGTTCACACTGGTAATAAACCCCATAAATGTGAggaatgtggaaaagcctttagCAGGAACTCAGGTCTTATTCAGCACCAGAGAatacacacaggagagaaaccttataggTGTGAAAAATGTGACAAAAGTTTTAGTCAACAACGCAGCCTTGTCAACCATCAAAAGATGCATATAGAGGTGAAAACCCAAGAAATTTATGAATGTGATGCTTGTGGTGAGGCCTTTAATTGTCAGATTTCTTTAATTCAGCATCAAAAGTTGCATATTATGTGGATGCAGTAA
- the Znf189 gene encoding zinc finger protein 189 isoform X1: MASPSPPLEPKEEWNYLDPAQRSLYKDVVMDSYGNLASLDVLNRNKDEEATVKEEIEEDIEPQGVLVTRIKSEMDKDPIGREAFELVGRLDKQRGIFLWEIPRESLNQEQKMFRGHSNVCKRPNSEEKCHKCEECGKSFVRKAHFIQHQRVHTGEKPFQCNECGKSFSRSSFVIEHQRIHTGERPYECNYCGKTFSVSSTLIRHQRIHTGERPYQCSQCKQSFSQRRSLVKHQRIHTGEKPHKCSDCGKAFSWKSHLIEHQRTHTGEKPYHCTKCKKSFSRNSLLVEHQRIHTGERPHKCGECGKAFRLSTYLIQHQKIHTGEKPFLCIECGKSFSRSSFLIEHQRIHTGERPYQCKECGKSFSQLCNLTRHQRIHTGDKPHKCEECGKAFSRSSGLIQHQRIHIREKTSPYNETKGSFDPNCSLVIQQEVCPKEKSYRCDDCGKTFSVSAHLVQHQRIHTGEKPYLCTVCGKSFSRSSFLIEHQRIHTGERPYLCRQCGKSFSQLCNLIRHQGVHTGNKPHKCEECGKAFSRNSGLIQHQRIHTGEKPYRCEKCDKSFSQQRSLVNHQKMHIEVKTQEIYECDACGEAFNCQISLIQHQKLHIMWMQ, encoded by the exons ATGGCGTCCCCAAGCCCACCGCTGGAGCCAAAG GAGGAGTGGAATTATTTGGATCCAGCTCAGAGAAGCCTGTATAAAGATGTCGTGATGGACAGCTATGGAAACCTGGCCTCACTGG ATGTCttaaacagaaataaagatgAAGAGGCAACTGTGAaagaagaaattgaggaagacattgaacCACAGGGTGTATTAGTCACGAGAATCAAAAGTGAAATGGATAAGGATCCTATAGGAAGAGAAGCCTTTGAACTTGTTGGTAGATTAGATAAACAAAGAGGGATCTTCTTATGGGAAATACCACGTGAATCCCTGAACCAGGAACAGAAAATGTTCAGAGGACATTCTAATGTTTGTAAGAGACCAAACTCAGAAGAGAAGTGTCATAAATGTGAAGAATGTGGCAAGAGTTTTGTCCGCAAGGCTCATTTCATTCAGCATCAAAGGGTCCATACTGGTGAGAAACCTTTTCAGTGCAATGAGTGTGGGAAAAGCTTTAGTCGAAGCTCATTTGTTATTGAACATCAGAGAATTCACACTGGGGAACGGCCCTATGAGTGTAATTACTGTGGGAAAACCTTCAGTGTGAGCTCCACCCTCATTAGGCATCAGAGAATCCACACTGGAGAAAGGCCTTACCAGTGTAGTCAGTGTAAGCAGAGCTTCAGCCAGAGAAGGAGCCTTGTTAAACATCAAAGAATTCACACAGGGGAGAAACCCCATAAATGTAGTGACTGTGGAAAAGCCTTCAGCTGGAAATCACACCTTATTGAGCACCAGAGaacacacactggtgagaaacccTATCACTGTACCAAATGCAAGAAAAGTTTTAGTCGAAACTCACTGCTTGTTGAACACcagagaattcacactggagaaagACCTCATAAATGTGGTGAATGTGGAAAAGCTTTTAGATTAAGTACATATCTTATACAACACCAGAAAATACACACTGGTGAGAAGCCTTTTCTTTGTATCGAATGTGGGAAAAGTTTCAGTCGGAGCTCATTCCTTATTGAACATCAGAGGATTCATACTGGTGAACGTCCTTATCAGTGCAAAGAGTGCGGGAAAAGTTTCAGTCAGCTTTGCAACCTTACTCGTCATCAGAGAATTCACACAGGAGACAAACCCCACAAATGTGAggaatgtggaaaagccttcagTAGAAGCTCAGGTCTTATTCAGCATCAGAGAATACATATCAGGGAAAAGACTTCTCCATACAATGAAACTAAGGGAAGTTTTGATCCAAATTGCAGTCTTGTGATACAGCAGGAAGTCTGCCCTAAGGAAAAATCTTACAGATGTGATGACTGTGGGAAGACTTTCAGTGTTAGTGCTCATCTCGTACAACATCAAAGGATCCACACTGGTGAAAAGCCCTACCTGTGTACTGTCTGTGGGAAAAGCTTTAGTCGGAGCTCATTTCTTATTGAACATCAAAGAATCCACACTGGTGAGAGACCTTACTTGTGCAGACAATGTGGCAAAAGTTTTAGTCAACTTTGTAATCTTATTCGACATCAGGGTGTTCACACTGGTAATAAACCCCATAAATGTGAggaatgtggaaaagcctttagCAGGAACTCAGGTCTTATTCAGCACCAGAGAatacacacaggagagaaaccttataggTGTGAAAAATGTGACAAAAGTTTTAGTCAACAACGCAGCCTTGTCAACCATCAAAAGATGCATATAGAGGTGAAAACCCAAGAAATTTATGAATGTGATGCTTGTGGTGAGGCCTTTAATTGTCAGATTTCTTTAATTCAGCATCAAAAGTTGCATATTATGTGGATGCAGTAA
- the Znf189 gene encoding zinc finger protein 189 isoform X3, whose translation MMVELKEEWNYLDPAQRSLYKDVVMDSYGNLASLDVLNRNKDEEATVKEEIEEDIEPQGVLVTRIKSEMDKDPIGREAFELVGRLDKQRGIFLWEIPRESLNQEQKMFRGHSNVCKRPNSEEKCHKCEECGKSFVRKAHFIQHQRVHTGEKPFQCNECGKSFSRSSFVIEHQRIHTGERPYECNYCGKTFSVSSTLIRHQRIHTGERPYQCSQCKQSFSQRRSLVKHQRIHTGEKPHKCSDCGKAFSWKSHLIEHQRTHTGEKPYHCTKCKKSFSRNSLLVEHQRIHTGERPHKCGECGKAFRLSTYLIQHQKIHTGEKPFLCIECGKSFSRSSFLIEHQRIHTGERPYQCKECGKSFSQLCNLTRHQRIHTGDKPHKCEECGKAFSRSSGLIQHQRIHIREKTSPYNETKGSFDPNCSLVIQQEVCPKEKSYRCDDCGKTFSVSAHLVQHQRIHTGEKPYLCTVCGKSFSRSSFLIEHQRIHTGERPYLCRQCGKSFSQLCNLIRHQGVHTGNKPHKCEECGKAFSRNSGLIQHQRIHTGEKPYRCEKCDKSFSQQRSLVNHQKMHIEVKTQEIYECDACGEAFNCQISLIQHQKLHIMWMQ comes from the exons ATGATGGTTGAACTCAAG GAGGAGTGGAATTATTTGGATCCAGCTCAGAGAAGCCTGTATAAAGATGTCGTGATGGACAGCTATGGAAACCTGGCCTCACTGG ATGTCttaaacagaaataaagatgAAGAGGCAACTGTGAaagaagaaattgaggaagacattgaacCACAGGGTGTATTAGTCACGAGAATCAAAAGTGAAATGGATAAGGATCCTATAGGAAGAGAAGCCTTTGAACTTGTTGGTAGATTAGATAAACAAAGAGGGATCTTCTTATGGGAAATACCACGTGAATCCCTGAACCAGGAACAGAAAATGTTCAGAGGACATTCTAATGTTTGTAAGAGACCAAACTCAGAAGAGAAGTGTCATAAATGTGAAGAATGTGGCAAGAGTTTTGTCCGCAAGGCTCATTTCATTCAGCATCAAAGGGTCCATACTGGTGAGAAACCTTTTCAGTGCAATGAGTGTGGGAAAAGCTTTAGTCGAAGCTCATTTGTTATTGAACATCAGAGAATTCACACTGGGGAACGGCCCTATGAGTGTAATTACTGTGGGAAAACCTTCAGTGTGAGCTCCACCCTCATTAGGCATCAGAGAATCCACACTGGAGAAAGGCCTTACCAGTGTAGTCAGTGTAAGCAGAGCTTCAGCCAGAGAAGGAGCCTTGTTAAACATCAAAGAATTCACACAGGGGAGAAACCCCATAAATGTAGTGACTGTGGAAAAGCCTTCAGCTGGAAATCACACCTTATTGAGCACCAGAGaacacacactggtgagaaacccTATCACTGTACCAAATGCAAGAAAAGTTTTAGTCGAAACTCACTGCTTGTTGAACACcagagaattcacactggagaaagACCTCATAAATGTGGTGAATGTGGAAAAGCTTTTAGATTAAGTACATATCTTATACAACACCAGAAAATACACACTGGTGAGAAGCCTTTTCTTTGTATCGAATGTGGGAAAAGTTTCAGTCGGAGCTCATTCCTTATTGAACATCAGAGGATTCATACTGGTGAACGTCCTTATCAGTGCAAAGAGTGCGGGAAAAGTTTCAGTCAGCTTTGCAACCTTACTCGTCATCAGAGAATTCACACAGGAGACAAACCCCACAAATGTGAggaatgtggaaaagccttcagTAGAAGCTCAGGTCTTATTCAGCATCAGAGAATACATATCAGGGAAAAGACTTCTCCATACAATGAAACTAAGGGAAGTTTTGATCCAAATTGCAGTCTTGTGATACAGCAGGAAGTCTGCCCTAAGGAAAAATCTTACAGATGTGATGACTGTGGGAAGACTTTCAGTGTTAGTGCTCATCTCGTACAACATCAAAGGATCCACACTGGTGAAAAGCCCTACCTGTGTACTGTCTGTGGGAAAAGCTTTAGTCGGAGCTCATTTCTTATTGAACATCAAAGAATCCACACTGGTGAGAGACCTTACTTGTGCAGACAATGTGGCAAAAGTTTTAGTCAACTTTGTAATCTTATTCGACATCAGGGTGTTCACACTGGTAATAAACCCCATAAATGTGAggaatgtggaaaagcctttagCAGGAACTCAGGTCTTATTCAGCACCAGAGAatacacacaggagagaaaccttataggTGTGAAAAATGTGACAAAAGTTTTAGTCAACAACGCAGCCTTGTCAACCATCAAAAGATGCATATAGAGGTGAAAACCCAAGAAATTTATGAATGTGATGCTTGTGGTGAGGCCTTTAATTGTCAGATTTCTTTAATTCAGCATCAAAAGTTGCATATTATGTGGATGCAGTAA
- the Znf189 gene encoding zinc finger protein 189 isoform X4: MDKDPIGREAFELVGRLDKQRGIFLWEIPRESLNQEQKMFRGHSNVCKRPNSEEKCHKCEECGKSFVRKAHFIQHQRVHTGEKPFQCNECGKSFSRSSFVIEHQRIHTGERPYECNYCGKTFSVSSTLIRHQRIHTGERPYQCSQCKQSFSQRRSLVKHQRIHTGEKPHKCSDCGKAFSWKSHLIEHQRTHTGEKPYHCTKCKKSFSRNSLLVEHQRIHTGERPHKCGECGKAFRLSTYLIQHQKIHTGEKPFLCIECGKSFSRSSFLIEHQRIHTGERPYQCKECGKSFSQLCNLTRHQRIHTGDKPHKCEECGKAFSRSSGLIQHQRIHIREKTSPYNETKGSFDPNCSLVIQQEVCPKEKSYRCDDCGKTFSVSAHLVQHQRIHTGEKPYLCTVCGKSFSRSSFLIEHQRIHTGERPYLCRQCGKSFSQLCNLIRHQGVHTGNKPHKCEECGKAFSRNSGLIQHQRIHTGEKPYRCEKCDKSFSQQRSLVNHQKMHIEVKTQEIYECDACGEAFNCQISLIQHQKLHIMWMQ, encoded by the coding sequence ATGGATAAGGATCCTATAGGAAGAGAAGCCTTTGAACTTGTTGGTAGATTAGATAAACAAAGAGGGATCTTCTTATGGGAAATACCACGTGAATCCCTGAACCAGGAACAGAAAATGTTCAGAGGACATTCTAATGTTTGTAAGAGACCAAACTCAGAAGAGAAGTGTCATAAATGTGAAGAATGTGGCAAGAGTTTTGTCCGCAAGGCTCATTTCATTCAGCATCAAAGGGTCCATACTGGTGAGAAACCTTTTCAGTGCAATGAGTGTGGGAAAAGCTTTAGTCGAAGCTCATTTGTTATTGAACATCAGAGAATTCACACTGGGGAACGGCCCTATGAGTGTAATTACTGTGGGAAAACCTTCAGTGTGAGCTCCACCCTCATTAGGCATCAGAGAATCCACACTGGAGAAAGGCCTTACCAGTGTAGTCAGTGTAAGCAGAGCTTCAGCCAGAGAAGGAGCCTTGTTAAACATCAAAGAATTCACACAGGGGAGAAACCCCATAAATGTAGTGACTGTGGAAAAGCCTTCAGCTGGAAATCACACCTTATTGAGCACCAGAGaacacacactggtgagaaacccTATCACTGTACCAAATGCAAGAAAAGTTTTAGTCGAAACTCACTGCTTGTTGAACACcagagaattcacactggagaaagACCTCATAAATGTGGTGAATGTGGAAAAGCTTTTAGATTAAGTACATATCTTATACAACACCAGAAAATACACACTGGTGAGAAGCCTTTTCTTTGTATCGAATGTGGGAAAAGTTTCAGTCGGAGCTCATTCCTTATTGAACATCAGAGGATTCATACTGGTGAACGTCCTTATCAGTGCAAAGAGTGCGGGAAAAGTTTCAGTCAGCTTTGCAACCTTACTCGTCATCAGAGAATTCACACAGGAGACAAACCCCACAAATGTGAggaatgtggaaaagccttcagTAGAAGCTCAGGTCTTATTCAGCATCAGAGAATACATATCAGGGAAAAGACTTCTCCATACAATGAAACTAAGGGAAGTTTTGATCCAAATTGCAGTCTTGTGATACAGCAGGAAGTCTGCCCTAAGGAAAAATCTTACAGATGTGATGACTGTGGGAAGACTTTCAGTGTTAGTGCTCATCTCGTACAACATCAAAGGATCCACACTGGTGAAAAGCCCTACCTGTGTACTGTCTGTGGGAAAAGCTTTAGTCGGAGCTCATTTCTTATTGAACATCAAAGAATCCACACTGGTGAGAGACCTTACTTGTGCAGACAATGTGGCAAAAGTTTTAGTCAACTTTGTAATCTTATTCGACATCAGGGTGTTCACACTGGTAATAAACCCCATAAATGTGAggaatgtggaaaagcctttagCAGGAACTCAGGTCTTATTCAGCACCAGAGAatacacacaggagagaaaccttataggTGTGAAAAATGTGACAAAAGTTTTAGTCAACAACGCAGCCTTGTCAACCATCAAAAGATGCATATAGAGGTGAAAACCCAAGAAATTTATGAATGTGATGCTTGTGGTGAGGCCTTTAATTGTCAGATTTCTTTAATTCAGCATCAAAAGTTGCATATTATGTGGATGCAGTAA